From the genome of Nicotiana sylvestris chromosome 2, ASM39365v2, whole genome shotgun sequence, one region includes:
- the LOC104219399 gene encoding zinc finger protein CONSTANS-LIKE 2-like: protein MKKCELCNSIARVYCESDQASLCWDCDARVHAANFLVAKHSRNLLCNSCQSLTPWTGSGSKLGPTVSVCQTCFHKNNDGADHDLDHNDTDEEEDDDEDDDGSSDEDDGDNQVVPLSFSTTDQPRPPSLASSSSSSSEESTSRFYRRRVVGVSNSSIGFSPNRTDENVRSHFRGISRPEEKVKKSSWTWR, encoded by the exons ATGAAGAAATGTGAGTTATGCAATAGTATAGCAAGAGTTTACTGTGAATCAGATCAAGCCAGTCTTTGTTGGGATTGTGATGCCAGAGTTCACGCAGCTAATTTCCTTGTGGCTAAGCATTCAAGAAATCTTCTCTGCAATTCTTGCCAATCACTTACCCCATGGACTGGCTCTGGCTCTAAACTTGGTCCTACTGTTTCTGTTTGCCAGACATGTTTTCACAAAAATAATGATGGGGCAGATCATGATCTTGATCATAATGAtacagatgaagaagaagatgatgatgaagatgatgacgGAAGCAGTGACGAAGATGATGGTGATAATCAAGTGGTTCCTTTGTCTTTTTCAACTACTGATCAGCCTCGTCCTCCGTCATTGgcgtcaagttcttcttcaagtAGTGAAGAGTCTACTAGCAGATTTTATAGGAGAAGAGTAGTTGGTGTCTCCAATTCAAGTATTGGGTTTTCACCAAACAGAACAGATGAAAATGTTCGATCCCATTTTCGT GGAATTTCAAGACCTGAAGAGAAGGTAAAGAAGAGTTCATGGACATGGAGATAA
- the LOC138883855 gene encoding uncharacterized mitochondrial protein AtMg00810-like, producing MDDLLITGSNAELIGEAKQTLHSSFKVKDLGELRYFLGIEVLRSKEGILLTQRKYALQLISEAGLAAAKPISTPIELNQKLTTIDYDKHVGVKGEGELADIGSYQRLIGKLLYLTITRPDLSFAVQVLSQFMQHPKQSHWNAALRVVRYVKSAPGLEFC from the coding sequence ATGGATGATTTGCTTATAACTGGAAGCAATGCAGAGTTGATAGGGGAGGCTAAACAGACTTTACACAGCTCTTTCAAGGTGAAGGACTTAGGAGAACTTCGTTATTTCCTTGGAATAGAAGTTCTGAGATCAAAGGAAGGGATACTGCTCACACAAAGAAAGTATGCTTTGCAATTGATCTCAGAAGCTGGCCTTGCAGCAGCCAAACCAATCTCTACTCCCATTGAACTTAATCAGAAATTGACTACAATTGACTATGACAAGCATGTAGGTGTCAAAGGGGAAGGGGAACTGGCGGACATTGGAAGCTATCAAAGACTTATTGGGAAGCTACTCTACTTAACCATCACTAGACCAGACCTCAGCTTTGCAGTTCAAGTGCTTAGCCAATTCATGCAACACCCCAAACAATCCCATTGGAATGCAGCATTACGTGTAGTCAGATATGTGAAATCAGCTCCTGGCTTGGAATTTTGTTAA
- the LOC104219424 gene encoding uncharacterized protein: METSKYVLEICQKLEEIEWLRTKRAKKKDLWDELDVLVPLFSCDCEEARPSVEHLRSQRLLQFLMGLNESYSNIRSNVLAKRHVVTVNEAYMTQEESQRSLGVIDTHREPLTMLAGRGQDFKVRKPRMVCEYCGYKRHLKENCFKIIGYPADFKSKRKNQPTGGKVYTNNVNMNANSEEGKQMNVQIQGAGKEDDQRKHEVQLPTGKKSQITHTGEASILGNKTDLYSGRVMGIGRENNDLYLLKENITVVAAGVSLRKEKETELWHLRLGHASIKAMQHIPELQNKVDVKAQEDCQVLSSDNDTEFFNSHYNELLATLGIVHQSSCLYTPQQNGTVERKHRHILEIARALKFQSSVPIRFWGDCARTVIYLINKLPIRILQGKCPYEVLHGKPARIDHLRVFGCLCFASNLPGGDKFAPRARKSILIGYSETQKGYRLYDLDSKRIFVSRNVTFREHVFPFKENMQIEEEDLFPNTTPSVAPTDTMSSQPTLHSTIEGQLSTEGVTTIDPTATDPEQTIISEQTID; encoded by the exons gaCTTGTGGGATGAATTGGATGTGTTAGTACCACTGTTTTCATGTGACTGTGAAGAAGCTCGACCTTCAGTAGAACACCTAAGATCTCAACGTTTGCTGCAGTTCCTTATGGGACTAAATGAAAGTTATAGCAATATAAGGAGTAATGTGTTGGCGAAGAGGCATGTTGTGACTGTTAATGAAGCCTATATGACTCAAGAGGAAAGTCAGAGGTCTTTAGGTGTCATTGATACTCATAGAGAACCACTCACTATGCTAGCAGGGAGAGGACAAGACTTTAAAGTAAGGAAACCTAGAATGGTTTGTGAATATTGTGGGTATAAAAGACATCTTAAGGAGAATTGCTTCAAAATAATTGGATATCCAGCTGATTTTAAGAGTAAAAGGAAGAATCAACCTACAGGTGGAAAGGTGTATACTAACAATGTGAATATGAATGCAAACAGTGAGGAAGGGAAACAAATGAATGTGCAGATACAAGGAGCAGG AAAAGAAGATGACCAAAGGAAACATGAAGTGCAACTTCCTACTGGAAAGAAGTCTCAAATAACTCACACAGGAGAGGCCTCCATATTAGGCAATAAGACA GATCTCTACAGTGGCAGGGTGATGGGGATTGGTAGAGAGAATAATGATTTGTATCTTCTTAAGGAAAACATTACAGTGGTAGCTGCAGGAGTATCTCTGAGAAAGGAAAAGGAAACTGAACTTTGGCATTTAAGGCTGGGACATGCTTCAATAAAGGCAATGCAACATATTCCAGAGTTACAGAATAAAGTGGATGTGAAGGCACAAGAGGACTGTCAA GTGTTGAGTTCAGATAACGACACTGAGTTTTTTAATTCACACTACAATGAATTGTTAGCCACATTGGGAATAGTACATCAGAGTAGCTGCCTATATACCCCTCAACAGAATGGCACAGTTGAGAGAAAGCATAGGCATATATTGGAGATAGCAAGGGCACTGAAGTTTCAAAGCTCAGTACCAATAAGGTTTTGGGGAGATTGTGCAAGAACAGTTATTTATCTGATAAACAAGCTGCCCATAAGAATATTACAAGGGAAATGTCCATATGAAGTATTACATGGGAAACCAGCAAGGATAGATCATCTAAGAGTATTTGGATGTCTTTGTTTTGCAAGCAATTTACCTGGAGGAGATAAATTTGCACCAAGAGCAAGGAAGTCTATTCTTATTGGCTATTCAGAAACACAAAAGGGTTACAGATTGTATGATCTAGACAGTAAAAGAATATTTGTCAGCAGAAATGTTACATTCAGAGAGCATGTATTTCCTTTCAAGGAAAATATGCaaattgaagaagaagacctCTTTCCAAATACTACACCATCAGTTGCTCCAACTGATACCATGTCTTCCCAACCTACTCTTCATTCAACTATTGAAGGACAACTTTCTACTGAGGGAGTGACTACAATAGATCCAACAGCAACTGATCCTGAACAGACAATCATTAGTGAACAGACAATAGATTGA